Proteins encoded within one genomic window of Bos indicus isolate NIAB-ARS_2022 breed Sahiwal x Tharparkar chromosome 23, NIAB-ARS_B.indTharparkar_mat_pri_1.0, whole genome shotgun sequence:
- the H1-4 gene encoding histone H1.4 yields the protein MSETAPAAPAAPAPAEKTPVKKKARKAAGAAKRKASGPPVSELITKAVAASKERSGVSLAALKKALAAAGYDVEKNNSRIKLGLKSLVSKGTLVQTKGTGASGSFKLNKKAATGEAKPKAKKAGAAKPKKPAGAAKKPKKATGAATPKKSAKKTPKKAKKPAAAAGAKKAKSPKKAKAAKPKKAPKSPAKAKAVKPKAAKPKTAKPKAAKPKKAAAKKK from the coding sequence ATGTCCGAGACTGCGCCCGCCGCGCCCGCTGCACCGGCCCCCGCCGAGAAGACGCCTGTGAAAAAGAAGGCCCGTAAGGCCGCAGGTGCTGCGAAGCGCAAGGCGTCTGGTCCCCCGGTGTCCGAGCTCATCACCAAGGCTGTCGCTGCCTCCAAGGAGCGCAGCGGCGTGTCTTTAGCTGCGCTCAAGAAGGCACTTGCGGCTGCCGGCTATGATGTGGAGAAGAATAACAGCCGCATCAAGCTGGGTCTCAAGAGCTTGGTGAGCAAGGGCACCCTAGTGCAGACGAAGGGCACTGGGGCTTCCGGCTCTTTCAAGCTCAACAAGAAGgcggccactggggaagccaagcCCAAAGCCAAGAAGGCGGGTGCGGCCAAGCCCAAGAAGCCCGCAGGAGCAGCTAAGAAGCCGAAGAAGGCTACTGGGGCGGCAACCCCCAAGAAAAGCGCCAAGAAGACCCCAAAGAAGGCGAAGAAGCCTGCTGCGGCTGCAGGAGCCAAAAAAGCAAAGAGTCCGAAAAAAGCGAAAGCAGCCAAGCCGAAGAAGGCGCCCAAGAGTCCAGCGAAGGCCAAAGCGGTGAAACCCAAGGCGGCTAAACCAAAGACCGCCAAACCCAAGGCAGCCAAGCCAAAGAAGGCGGCGGCCAAGAAGAAATAG